One part of the Nitrospira defluvii genome encodes these proteins:
- a CDS encoding tyrosine-type recombinase/integrase, giving the protein MRHTKSKHVRGGQIENIGHKRQLITWNQGRRGRNIRLKVSGTRETAEKILQKIREEFYSQTHGIRIEKETTIADLVALVVDDYAANAHKDQRGAKYLHSFWSTFAPSRRADEIDADQLSVWAKEWRQGGLSPGRTNRRMSFLLRGYRIAHERGLVNDIPKWTDLKESPPRSGTRSWQEFIKVRGLLPAHVVVPVTIEYWLGTRSGETLTLEWTQVRFHHNKQLVEIRLKSIDTKTGEQRVAVLGGDLYTVLKSWHVFTQATYPHVKTVCYYKGKPMKSNKTAWQTACVRAGLGHWERPDGAEVGNRRYRGALIHDFRRTAVSNMEDAGIPRKVAMAISGHKTDSVYRRYHIVRKADLVEAGRKLLAHHTEEHGSQAAPEFSPEKVFTKCSPTSQMTPKHPGSGRTRQTPSKQRNAASIASK; this is encoded by the coding sequence ATGAGGCACACGAAAAGCAAGCACGTGCGTGGCGGACAGATTGAAAACATCGGCCACAAGAGGCAACTCATCACATGGAACCAAGGCAGGCGCGGGAGAAATATTCGTCTCAAAGTGAGTGGCACGCGTGAGACCGCCGAAAAAATCCTCCAAAAAATTCGCGAAGAATTCTACTCGCAAACTCACGGTATACGGATAGAAAAAGAGACCACGATCGCGGACCTTGTGGCACTCGTCGTGGATGACTACGCGGCTAACGCCCACAAGGACCAGCGCGGGGCCAAGTATTTACATAGTTTCTGGAGCACGTTTGCGCCGTCGCGACGCGCCGATGAGATCGATGCCGATCAGCTCTCTGTGTGGGCGAAGGAATGGAGGCAGGGAGGACTCTCTCCAGGGCGCACGAATCGACGGATGTCATTTCTCCTGCGCGGCTATCGCATCGCGCATGAACGCGGACTCGTCAATGATATTCCAAAATGGACCGACCTGAAGGAATCCCCGCCTCGGTCCGGGACGAGATCGTGGCAAGAGTTTATTAAGGTCCGAGGTCTCCTCCCCGCCCATGTGGTCGTCCCGGTGACGATCGAATACTGGCTCGGTACACGGTCCGGCGAAACACTCACTCTCGAATGGACACAGGTACGATTTCACCATAATAAACAGCTGGTCGAGATCCGATTAAAGAGCATCGATACAAAGACGGGAGAGCAACGCGTCGCCGTGCTAGGAGGAGATCTCTACACGGTACTGAAGTCGTGGCACGTGTTCACACAAGCCACCTATCCTCACGTGAAGACCGTCTGTTACTACAAAGGGAAGCCGATGAAGTCAAACAAGACAGCATGGCAGACCGCGTGTGTGCGCGCGGGCCTGGGGCATTGGGAACGTCCCGACGGCGCCGAGGTCGGGAATCGACGATATCGCGGCGCCCTGATTCACGATTTCAGGAGGACCGCCGTCTCAAATATGGAAGACGCTGGGATCCCGCGTAAGGTAGCGATGGCGATTTCCGGGCACAAAACTGATTCAGTGTACCGGCGTTACCATATCGTCAGAAAAGCTGATTTGGTCGAGGCCGGCAGAAAACTGCTCGCGCATCATACAGAGGAGCATGGCAGCCAGGCCGCGCCGGAATTCTCGCCAGAAAAAGTGTTCACAAAATGTTCACCGACTTCACAGATGACCCCGAAACACCCCGGATCTGGTCGGACCCGTCAGACCCCCTCAAAACAGAGAAACGCCGCGTCCATAGCGTCGAAATAG
- a CDS encoding tyrosine-type recombinase/integrase, with protein MGMIYRRKKRDPTTGTLAEQGPYWMKYYVEGRPIQESTRTSDKDRAKRILKIKEGEIAAGLYRGPNIDRISYEDLAALVRQDYELNKRKTGRRVNEYQNHLEPYFRKMRVSAITTERIKGYIVKRQGEGAANGTINRETGFLKRMFRMGFQQTPQLVARVPHIPQLKEYNIRSGFFEHEDFLALRGALPDYAQVAATLAYYSGMRMGEVCSLQWRQINWTEGKLFLQAQDTKTNTPRVLYLTGDLYRVLLAWKTRCDLKWPGCPWICHRGGIRLQSLKHSWRKACERVGLGGMVKDEKKKHLVWVGRIPHDFRRTAVRNMVRAGVPEKVAMSISGHKTRSVFDRYNIVNERDLEQAARSLSAYFERQTVTLTVTLAELRGESSGSVSRQPVDSSVEFMELARGIEPPTGGLQIRWSSVFKPIANAAPRAYFDAMDAAFLCFEGV; from the coding sequence ATGGGGATGATTTACCGACGCAAGAAACGCGATCCGACGACAGGGACTTTGGCCGAACAGGGCCCATACTGGATGAAGTATTACGTTGAGGGCAGACCTATCCAAGAAAGCACAAGGACCAGTGATAAGGACCGAGCAAAACGAATTCTGAAAATTAAGGAAGGGGAGATAGCTGCAGGGCTATATCGTGGGCCCAATATCGACAGAATAAGCTATGAAGACTTGGCTGCCCTCGTAAGACAAGATTACGAATTGAACAAACGTAAGACTGGAAGGCGGGTCAACGAGTACCAGAACCATTTAGAGCCATACTTTCGAAAGATGCGGGTGTCTGCCATTACCACCGAGCGAATCAAAGGCTATATCGTCAAACGTCAAGGGGAGGGCGCAGCAAACGGCACCATCAACCGGGAAACAGGATTTCTGAAGCGAATGTTTCGAATGGGCTTTCAACAAACACCTCAACTGGTCGCTCGGGTTCCCCATATTCCCCAGCTCAAAGAATACAACATTCGATCAGGATTCTTCGAGCACGAGGATTTCCTCGCCCTTCGAGGCGCCTTGCCTGATTATGCCCAGGTTGCTGCGACTCTTGCCTACTACAGCGGGATGCGAATGGGGGAGGTCTGTTCGCTGCAATGGCGGCAAATCAATTGGACGGAGGGAAAGCTATTTTTGCAGGCACAGGATACCAAAACCAATACGCCCAGGGTTCTGTATCTAACGGGCGATCTTTACCGGGTGCTTTTGGCTTGGAAGACACGCTGCGACCTCAAATGGCCTGGTTGTCCCTGGATCTGCCATCGTGGAGGAATTCGCCTACAGAGTTTGAAGCATTCTTGGCGGAAGGCGTGCGAGAGGGTCGGCCTCGGGGGGATGGTGAAAGATGAGAAGAAGAAGCATTTGGTATGGGTAGGTAGAATCCCACATGACTTCCGACGTACTGCTGTACGGAACATGGTGCGAGCCGGAGTGCCAGAAAAGGTGGCCATGTCCATTTCCGGCCATAAGACTCGAAGCGTGTTTGACCGGTACAACATTGTGAATGAGCGGGACCTCGAACAGGCAGCGCGTTCACTCTCTGCGTACTTTGAGCGTCAGACGGTTACACTTACGGTTACACTCGCAGAATTGCGAGGGGAGAGTAGTGGCTCTGTAAGCCGCCAACCGGTTGATTCGTCAGTTGAATTTATGGAGCTGGCGAGAGGAATCGAACCCCCAACCGGCGGTTTACAAATCCGCTGGTCGTCAGTTTTCAAGCCGATTGCAAACGCCGCGCCTAGAGCCTATTTCGACGCTATGGACGCGGCGTTTCTCTGTTTTGAGGGGGTCTGA
- a CDS encoding helix-turn-helix domain-containing protein, producing MEMSEEVFKRLYSVREAARYLGISQWAVRHLNWSSKLPCVRQGRRVLFDIFDMDRFIENNKREGHHGDDLPTQETRSDDRDFGRTGPILDEVLR from the coding sequence ATGGAAATGTCAGAGGAAGTATTCAAACGGCTGTATTCGGTCAGAGAGGCGGCTCGATACCTCGGTATCAGCCAGTGGGCAGTTCGTCATCTCAACTGGTCCAGCAAACTGCCCTGTGTGCGGCAAGGACGGCGCGTCCTGTTCGATATTTTCGATATGGACCGCTTCATCGAAAACAATAAGCGGGAGGGGCATCATGGGGATGATTTACCGACGCAAGAAACGCGATCCGACGACAGGGACTTTGGCCGAACAGGGCCCATACTGGATGAAGTATTACGTTGA
- a CDS encoding ribbon-helix-helix domain-containing protein, translated as MSPKPKNTPHRVLLSLPTDLYETISRVSAAMEKPRAEIIRDLLSEQQPILEHMATMLEQAKAGKLDQAMKGWKKMTGEALKGLGVIMNPPELKKPKLKS; from the coding sequence ATGAGTCCTAAACCTAAAAACACGCCGCATCGAGTCCTATTGTCGTTGCCCACCGATCTCTATGAAACGATATCGCGCGTATCCGCTGCGATGGAAAAACCACGTGCCGAAATTATCCGCGATCTGCTAAGTGAGCAGCAGCCGATCCTCGAACACATGGCCACGATGTTGGAACAAGCAAAAGCGGGTAAGCTCGATCAGGCTATGAAGGGATGGAAGAAAATGACCGGTGAGGCGTTAAAAGGCCTTGGAGTAATCATGAATCCGCCTGAGCTTAAGAAACCCAAACTAAAATCCTAG
- a CDS encoding outer membrane protein, translating to MFTMRFLSGSVLVLTLAWSVPIACAEDNGLTPQVDPYIALFGGMTLPSKTDAKVNNSGMNLTVLDQDFGSSKSLGGKVGVWFPGLRRSTGLDFGLEVDVTNYQPDVKAGRFQANGTLNGIPVVATASRSSNMDVNATIVATNLLLRLPIYVSAEFPQGRLYPYLGGGPGVQKSSFGSNGKSDYDLALQAVAGMHVFLAKRVSLFAEYKFTHATQTFGFTSSTGATQDERYTFNVSHVVGGLAVHFGN from the coding sequence ATGTTCACCATGCGGTTTCTGAGTGGAAGTGTGTTGGTTCTCACGCTGGCATGGTCAGTACCTATTGCCTGCGCAGAAGACAACGGTCTCACACCTCAAGTCGATCCTTATATCGCACTGTTCGGCGGGATGACGTTGCCATCGAAAACCGATGCGAAAGTCAATAATTCCGGAATGAATCTTACAGTCTTGGATCAAGACTTCGGCAGCTCAAAATCCTTGGGAGGAAAAGTCGGTGTCTGGTTTCCTGGGCTACGACGGTCAACCGGCCTGGATTTCGGGCTGGAGGTGGATGTCACTAATTATCAGCCAGACGTAAAGGCTGGGCGGTTCCAAGCAAATGGCACACTCAATGGGATTCCCGTTGTCGCGACGGCTAGCCGGAGTAGCAACATGGATGTGAATGCCACTATCGTCGCGACCAACCTCTTACTCCGTCTGCCGATATATGTATCAGCTGAGTTTCCTCAGGGTCGGCTCTATCCATATCTCGGGGGAGGGCCAGGCGTTCAAAAATCGTCGTTCGGCTCCAACGGAAAATCAGACTATGATCTAGCACTTCAAGCCGTCGCCGGCATGCACGTCTTCCTTGCCAAACGCGTCTCCTTGTTTGCGGAGTATAAATTTACGCACGCCACCCAAACCTTCGGCTTCACAAGCTCTACCGGTGCCACCCAGGATGAGCGATATACCTTCAACGTCAGTCATGTCGTGGGTGGACTTGCCGTCCACTTTGGAAACTGA
- a CDS encoding rolling circle replication-associated protein — protein sequence MNEARARGRAKSTIRKKCLTIGADHLVTLTYRANVEDRDRVLHDLGRLRRALSRSGCSMPYVAVLERQQRGALHPHLAVKGFQDVRLLRRCWYRIVGNGQGQVNVRGPRPGCSPVKLARYLSKYISKDFDNMPRDFEEHRYFCSLGVKVPTQKHEFVLDRTAKDVERRMYTLIRQEALRRVGVCCRLTEWIGGSGTYGWIAGFEDASIRWDNGNAERVPITPSS from the coding sequence ATGAACGAGGCTCGGGCACGAGGCCGGGCCAAGAGCACCATTCGGAAGAAATGCCTGACCATCGGAGCCGACCATCTCGTGACCTTGACCTATCGAGCAAATGTAGAGGATCGAGACCGCGTGTTGCACGATCTAGGGCGGCTACGGCGGGCGCTTTCGCGATCGGGCTGCTCTATGCCCTATGTGGCGGTCCTGGAACGGCAACAGCGTGGGGCGCTGCATCCTCATCTCGCAGTGAAGGGGTTTCAGGATGTGCGGCTCTTGCGGCGCTGTTGGTACAGGATCGTCGGGAACGGCCAGGGGCAAGTCAATGTCCGAGGACCTCGTCCTGGCTGTTCTCCCGTGAAGCTTGCGCGTTATCTGTCGAAGTACATCAGCAAGGATTTCGACAACATGCCGCGTGACTTTGAGGAACACCGGTATTTTTGTTCGTTGGGCGTGAAGGTGCCAACGCAAAAGCATGAGTTTGTGCTCGACCGAACGGCAAAAGACGTTGAAAGAAGAATGTATACCCTCATACGACAAGAGGCATTGCGTCGCGTCGGCGTGTGCTGCCGTCTTACGGAGTGGATAGGTGGGTCGGGCACCTATGGATGGATTGCGGGTTTTGAGGATGCCTCCATACGATGGGATAACGGAAACGCTGAACGGGTGCCAATTACTCCAAGCTCATGA
- a CDS encoding IS3 family transposase (programmed frameshift) translates to MKRTRRNHRATFQAQVALAAVKGDKTLAELAEQFQVHPTQITEWKQQLLARAADVFGGTKPPAETPDLKTLHAKIGQLALENDFLGRGAHQGGLAERKAMIDRTHPLPVRRQCQLLKLARSTAYYQSTPLSEPVLVLMRRIDELHLAHPFAGARMLRDLLRQEGHAIGRRHVATLMRRMGIEALYRKPHLSRRHPAHQVYPYLLRDLKISRPNHVWAADITYIPMARGFVYLFAVLDWASRRVLAWRRSNTLTTDFCLDAVQDAVSRYGPPEIFNTDQGCQFTSQEFTGLLTHHGIQISMDGKGCWRDNVFVERLWKSIKYEEVYLHAYDTVEAVHQGLARYLTFYNQTRPHQALGGQTPDQMYYENLTTRRAAA, encoded by the exons ATGAAGAGAACGCGACGGAATCACAGGGCGACGTTTCAGGCGCAAGTGGCGTTGGCGGCGGTCAAAGGCGACAAGACGCTGGCCGAATTGGCGGAGCAGTTTCAGGTCCACCCCACGCAGATCACCGAATGGAAGCAGCAATTGCTGGCGCGCGCGGCCGATGTGTTTGGTGGCACCAAGCCGCCGGCAGAAACTCCGGATCTCAAGACCCTCCACGCCAAGATTGGCCAACTGGCCCTGGAGAATGATTTTTTAG GCCGGGGCGCTCACCAAGGCGGGCTTGCGGAGCGCAAAGCCATGATTGATCGCACCCATCCACTGCCTGTGCGGCGGCAATGCCAGCTGCTGAAGCTGGCTCGGTCCACTGCGTACTACCAGTCCACGCCGCTATCAGAGCCGGTGCTCGTGCTGATGCGGCGGATCGACGAGCTGCATCTGGCCCATCCGTTTGCCGGCGCCCGGATGCTGCGCGATCTCTTGCGGCAAGAGGGCCACGCCATTGGAAGACGACATGTGGCCACGCTGATGCGACGCATGGGTATTGAGGCCCTGTATCGGAAGCCGCATCTCAGCCGCCGGCATCCGGCCCATCAGGTCTACCCCTATCTCCTGCGCGACCTGAAGATCTCGCGACCCAATCATGTCTGGGCGGCCGATATCACCTATATCCCGATGGCGCGGGGCTTCGTGTACTTGTTTGCCGTCCTGGACTGGGCCAGTCGCCGGGTGTTGGCGTGGCGGCGCTCCAACACGCTCACGACCGACTTCTGTCTGGACGCGGTACAGGATGCTGTGAGCCGCTATGGCCCGCCCGAGATCTTCAATACCGATCAGGGGTGCCAATTTACCAGCCAAGAGTTCACGGGGCTTCTGACCCACCACGGCATCCAAATCAGCATGGACGGGAAAGGCTGCTGGCGAGACAACGTGTTTGTCGAACGGCTGTGGAAAAGCATTAAATACGAGGAGGTCTATTTACATGCCTACGACACCGTCGAGGCTGTGCACCAGGGCTTGGCGCGCTATCTAACGTTCTACAATCAGACCAGGCCACATCAGGCGCTTGGCGGCCAGACACCTGACCAGATGTACTATGAGAATCTGACAACACGGCGTGCGGCCGCGTAG
- a CDS encoding PilZ domain-containing protein, translating to MQTRYSQRVLVDCSVMFAGENVVGEGRILDLSLPGCLLESSKNMTAGEYIQLRLFLPDRATPLNVALAAVRWVDGCKLGVEFIRTSHEEQRRLAQFVKQQSGRGQSPRWSDSVVLIGASDS from the coding sequence ATGCAGACTCGCTATAGCCAACGAGTGTTAGTGGATTGCTCGGTGATGTTTGCAGGTGAGAACGTTGTCGGTGAAGGACGAATTTTGGATCTGTCTCTACCCGGGTGTCTCCTCGAAAGCTCGAAAAATATGACCGCAGGCGAATACATTCAGCTGCGGCTTTTTCTCCCTGATCGTGCCACGCCGTTGAACGTGGCACTTGCCGCCGTCAGATGGGTCGATGGTTGTAAGCTCGGGGTTGAGTTCATTCGCACGTCTCACGAAGAACAACGCCGCCTGGCACAATTTGTCAAACAGCAATCTGGTCGGGGTCAGTCGCCGCGGTGGAGCGACAGTGTCGTTCTCATTGGTGCCTCCGATAGCTAG
- a CDS encoding PilZ domain-containing protein: MSKHFTLRTYQRVMRCSSSYYLSDDFLGKGIVRDISAGGCRIQGDHQVKLGMKLTLRMDHPEDTIPLEIEQAVVRWVSGRDFGVRITKIHDAGTRRLARLVSRPFQADSHV; this comes from the coding sequence ATGTCAAAGCATTTTACGCTACGCACCTATCAGCGAGTCATGCGTTGTAGTTCCAGTTATTACCTTTCAGATGATTTTCTTGGAAAGGGTATCGTCCGAGATATTTCGGCAGGAGGGTGCCGCATCCAGGGTGACCATCAAGTCAAGTTGGGAATGAAGCTCACGCTACGAATGGATCACCCAGAGGACACAATACCTTTAGAGATCGAGCAAGCCGTCGTGCGGTGGGTCAGCGGGAGAGATTTTGGGGTCCGAATCACAAAGATCCACGACGCGGGAACAAGAAGACTTGCGCGTCTCGTAAGCCGGCCGTTCCAAGCAGATTCTCATGTTTAA
- a CDS encoding sigma-54-dependent transcriptional regulator, whose amino-acid sequence MEHERILVVDDDEGLLHLLRMRLSALGFSVTPCTNGRDALAAARQETFDIAVTDLRLRGEDGLELAEELLRIQPGLPVIILTAHGSIPNAVEAMQRGAFGYLTKPFDDKELKATLDKALIQLRMTREIQRLKSLVKELYGLENVIARSPAMQRLFQQVAQIADSDATILLTGETGTGKEVLARVLHANSRRAKGPFVALNCAAVSEGLFESELFGHIRGAFTSALAAKPGLFQSANGGTLFLDEIAEMSLPMQVKLLRAVQEREVREVGAGYATKVDVRIITATNKDLAECVKAGTFRHDLYYRISVVPLAIPPLRERKNDIPLLAQHFLTQSVRRSNKDVRGFTAAAMHRLMVYPWPGNVRELENVIEKAVVMSRQDMIVPDLLPSVGPSADIGLKPLTEAKEEFERSYLRNVLQMTGGNISRAAQFAGRYRADFYKMLKKYGLHPSMLKERVDYDSGGIPHAEEEVKDV is encoded by the coding sequence ATGGAGCATGAACGCATTCTTGTTGTGGATGATGACGAAGGTCTCCTGCACTTACTGAGGATGCGTCTTTCGGCACTGGGATTTTCTGTAACACCCTGCACAAATGGTCGCGATGCACTCGCTGCGGCACGGCAGGAGACGTTTGATATCGCTGTAACCGATCTGCGGCTGAGAGGGGAAGACGGATTGGAGCTGGCAGAGGAACTTCTCCGAATTCAACCCGGATTGCCTGTCATTATTCTGACCGCTCATGGCAGCATACCCAACGCGGTGGAGGCGATGCAGCGGGGAGCCTTTGGGTATTTGACCAAACCCTTCGACGATAAAGAGTTAAAAGCGACCCTTGATAAAGCATTGATCCAGTTGCGAATGACCCGTGAAATTCAGCGGCTAAAGTCGTTAGTGAAGGAACTATACGGCCTGGAGAACGTCATTGCCAGAAGTCCCGCCATGCAGCGGCTGTTTCAGCAGGTCGCTCAGATCGCCGACTCGGATGCGACCATTCTCCTCACCGGCGAAACCGGGACAGGGAAAGAGGTCCTCGCGCGAGTGCTTCACGCCAATAGTCGCAGGGCAAAGGGGCCGTTCGTTGCCCTGAATTGCGCGGCGGTCAGTGAAGGCCTCTTCGAAAGTGAATTGTTCGGGCACATTCGAGGGGCATTTACGAGTGCGCTGGCCGCAAAGCCGGGCCTGTTTCAGAGTGCGAATGGAGGCACACTCTTTCTCGATGAGATAGCAGAGATGTCACTGCCTATGCAGGTGAAGCTGCTTCGGGCGGTCCAAGAACGTGAGGTGCGTGAGGTGGGGGCAGGCTACGCGACGAAAGTCGACGTACGGATTATTACCGCCACCAACAAAGATCTTGCCGAATGCGTCAAAGCAGGAACGTTCCGTCATGACCTCTATTATCGAATATCGGTCGTGCCTCTGGCCATTCCACCCTTACGAGAACGGAAGAATGATATTCCGCTGCTGGCCCAGCACTTCCTCACGCAGAGTGTGAGACGTTCCAATAAGGATGTGCGTGGGTTTACCGCTGCGGCGATGCATCGGCTCATGGTGTATCCTTGGCCAGGCAATGTCCGAGAGCTAGAGAATGTAATCGAAAAAGCCGTGGTCATGTCTCGCCAGGATATGATAGTGCCGGATTTACTCCCGTCGGTCGGCCCATCGGCGGACATTGGCCTCAAACCATTGACTGAGGCCAAAGAAGAATTTGAACGTTCCTACTTGCGTAACGTGTTGCAGATGACTGGTGGAAATATCTCTCGGGCTGCTCAGTTTGCTGGGAGGTATCGGGCCGATTTCTACAAGATGTTAAAAAAGTATGGCTTGCATCCCTCCATGTTGAAAGAGCGTGTCGACTATGACTCAGGTGGTATCCCTCATGCAGAGGAAGAAGTCAAAGACGTCTAG
- a CDS encoding sensor histidine kinase, whose translation MRLSIFGRLVLTYLVIIAVMTGVNVYALLQIRTLAGLNTEVASHHHPEIDSAKRLLASFYEQVQSEKKYVAVPASTFLDHFDGESKEFQVVLQGLFAREASEPETRLLRDVERLQQTHLALFQAQLAEPKGQSAAVDTRFDARRDMLATQITSILQQYIGLHEARIAVGVNASHASSAQAESVTRNLVLVALLFGLGMAAVASYNILHPLRRLQATIQEMGQGNFRASLDGQAPRELRELGDTVKWMGARLQQLDDIKSEFLAHVSHELRTPMASIQEGTHLLLDEIPGPLTQDQRTTLRIMSDSSRRLMNLISTILDLSKMEAGMMEYRFVPTDLRRVADISVNKIRLLADAKQVQLVVEAPVERHWVRADSTRIEQVLDNLLSNALKYSSEGAVVKLQMTPRREEGVLYVDVSDSGPGIPAEEVPHIFERFYQGRTKTRHASVGSGLGLALARKVVEAHGGRIWVDSEVGKGTTVRFILCLTKPGMLV comes from the coding sequence GTGCGCCTATCGATTTTTGGGCGACTGGTTCTGACATATCTGGTGATCATTGCCGTCATGACCGGTGTGAACGTGTATGCCCTGCTCCAGATCAGAACGTTGGCCGGGCTGAATACGGAGGTCGCCTCCCATCATCATCCGGAAATCGATTCTGCGAAACGGTTACTGGCATCATTCTATGAACAGGTTCAGAGTGAGAAAAAATATGTGGCGGTTCCCGCGTCCACATTCTTGGATCACTTTGACGGGGAGAGCAAAGAGTTTCAGGTGGTCTTACAGGGACTGTTTGCCCGAGAAGCGTCGGAGCCGGAAACCCGTCTGCTGAGGGATGTCGAGCGACTGCAGCAGACCCACTTGGCTCTCTTTCAGGCTCAACTTGCAGAGCCCAAAGGACAATCGGCTGCGGTGGACACTCGGTTTGATGCGCGTCGCGACATGCTGGCGACACAAATCACATCGATCCTTCAACAATATATCGGTCTACATGAAGCGCGTATTGCCGTCGGGGTGAATGCCTCACATGCCAGTTCGGCTCAAGCAGAATCGGTCACCCGCAATCTGGTGCTGGTTGCCCTGTTGTTTGGTCTCGGCATGGCTGCGGTGGCGAGCTACAACATTCTTCATCCCTTGCGCCGGTTGCAAGCCACCATTCAGGAAATGGGACAGGGAAACTTTCGTGCCAGCTTGGATGGACAGGCCCCACGAGAGTTGCGAGAGTTGGGTGACACTGTGAAATGGATGGGTGCGAGGCTTCAGCAGTTAGACGACATTAAGAGTGAGTTTCTGGCTCATGTCTCGCACGAACTGCGGACCCCGATGGCGTCGATTCAGGAGGGAACGCATCTCCTACTTGACGAAATTCCCGGCCCTTTGACCCAGGATCAACGCACGACGCTTCGGATTATGTCCGACAGTAGTCGACGATTGATGAACCTCATTTCGACTATTCTGGATCTCTCCAAAATGGAAGCCGGCATGATGGAATACCGGTTCGTGCCGACCGACCTTCGCCGAGTGGCCGATATTTCCGTGAATAAAATCCGCTTGCTTGCCGATGCGAAGCAGGTTCAGCTGGTGGTAGAGGCGCCGGTGGAACGTCATTGGGTAAGGGCCGACAGCACTCGCATCGAACAAGTACTCGACAATCTGCTCTCAAATGCATTGAAGTACAGCTCCGAGGGGGCGGTGGTGAAATTACAGATGACCCCGAGACGCGAAGAAGGAGTGCTGTACGTCGATGTGTCGGATTCAGGGCCCGGCATACCGGCGGAGGAAGTGCCGCATATTTTTGAGCGTTTTTACCAAGGCCGTACAAAGACCAGACATGCGTCCGTAGGAAGCGGGTTGGGACTGGCTCTTGCGAGGAAAGTCGTGGAAGCCCACGGTGGACGTATTTGGGTGGACAGTGAAGTCGGAAAGGGAACAACCGTGCGATTTATCTTGTGCCTGACGAAACCCGGGATGCTGGTCTAG